A DNA window from Arachis hypogaea cultivar Tifrunner chromosome 18, arahy.Tifrunner.gnm2.J5K5, whole genome shotgun sequence contains the following coding sequences:
- the LOC112771488 gene encoding nuclear transcription factor Y subunit C-2, whose product MDKSEQTQQQQQQQQQQQQHVIGVAASASQMAYSSHYPTAPMMASGTPAVVVPSPTQSPTAFSNSPHQLAYQQAQHFHHQQQQQQQQQLQLFWANQMQEIEQTIDFKNHSLPLARIKKIMKADEDVRMISAEAPVIFAKACEMFILELTLRSWIHTEENKRRTLQKNDIAAAISRNDVFDFLVDIIPRDELKEEGLGIAKATIPIVGSPADMPYYYVSPQHPVGPPGMIMGKPVDQAALYSTQQPRAPMAFMPWPQAPSQQQPPQQEQTDS is encoded by the coding sequence ATGGATAAATCTGAGCAGactcagcagcagcagcagcaacaacaacaacaacaacagcatgTGATAGGTGTTGCAGCAAGTGCTAGCCAAATGGCTTATTCTTCTCACTACCCGACTGCTCCTATGATGGCATCTGGTACACCTGCTGTAGTTGTGCCTTCACCAACGCAGTCTCCAACCGCTTTTTCCAATTCCCCTCACCAACTTGCATACCAGCAAGCGCAACACTTCCATCACCAGCAACAgcagcaacagcagcagcagcttCAACTATTCTGGGCAAACCAAATGCAAGAAATTGAGCAAACAATTGACTTTAAGAACCACAGCCTCCCCCTTGCTCGCATTAAAAAGATCATGAAAGCCGATGAAGATGTCCGGATGATTTCAGCAGAAGCCCCAGTAATATTTGCAAAAGCATGTGAAATGTTCATTCTGGAGTTGACTTTGCGATCTTGGATCCACACCGAAGAGAACAAGAGGAGAACTCTGCAAAAGAATGATATAGCAGCTGCTATTTCGAGAAATGATGTTTTTGATTTCTTGGTTGATATCATTCCAAGAGATGAGTTGAAAGAGGAGGGACTCGGAATAGCAAAGGCTACTATTCCAATAGTGGGTTCTCCGGCTGATATGCCATATTATTATGTCTCTCCGCAGCACCCTGTAGGGCCTCCAGGGATGATAATGGGAAAGCCAGTTGATCAAGCAGCACTGTATTCTACACAGCAGCCTCGAGCTCCAATGGCGTTCATGCCATGGCCGCAGGCGCCCTCGCAACAGCAGCCACCCCAACAGGAACAAACAGACTCTTGA
- the LOC112772539 gene encoding SKP1-like protein 13 encodes MSGISDTERMITLKTVEGTLFDVKSSIAKDLKTVQAFIDDSDDDVTSPIPLPNVFTRELSRILDYLNNHHRFRSSIEKADEEMARYDAEFAKSMSNEELKALILAANYLNVKDLLEFLNQTVADVIQNKSVEFVRNFFGIENDYTPEEEEKLRNENEWAFNGVEQD; translated from the coding sequence ATGTCTGGAATATCAGACACCGAGAGGATGATAACCCTAAAGACCGTCGAAGGCACCCTCTTCGACGTAAAATCCTCGATAGCGAAGGATCTCAAGACGGTCCAAGCCTTCATTGACGATTCCGACGACGACGTCACCAGCCCCATCCCACTCCCCAACGTCTTCACCCGCGAGCTCTCAAGAATCCTCGACTACCTCAACAACCACCACCGCTTCCGCTCCAGTATCGAAAAAGCCGACGAGGAAATGGCGCGCTACGACGCGGAGTTCGCGAAATCGATGAGCAACGAGGAACTCAAGGCTCTGATCCTCGCCGCTAACTACCTCAACGTGAAGGATCTCCTCGAATTTCTCAACCAAACCGTTGCGGATGTCATCCAGAACAAGAGCGTTGAGTTCGTGAGGAATTTCTTCGGGATCGAGAATGATTACACTCCCGAGGAAGAAGAGAAGTTACGCAACGAAAACGAGTGGGCCTTCAACGGTGTTGAGCAAGATTGA